The Streptomyces sp. NBC_01268 genome window below encodes:
- a CDS encoding adenosine deaminase family protein: MAVAAPSASPAAPAGPAAHRPPAATPSEALTSARLDAVRDDPAALRAFFRALPKGGELHNHLSGAVSTEYLVELAAEDGLCIDTATTTAVVPPCGPGTRPATDARTDSAFRDKIIREWSMQDFPPGGNGHDHFFDTFGKFGEVTWRNRGKLLAEVADSVATQNQFYLETMVSPASEEAKKLAGEVGWDADLARLHGKLVAGGKLDKVVDAAVKEADGGDADFRTEARCGTAQARPGCGLAVRWISQVNRGSSNERVFTQMAVGMRLAERDPRFVAVNLVQPEDWDSSLANYRLQMRMLAYLRGVYPKAHVTLHSGELWPGLVKPEDLTFHIADAVNVAGAERIGHGVDLRHEDAWQDTAGTMADREIAVEVPFTSNAQILGVKGAEHPFETYRAFGVPVVLATDDPGVSRIDISHEYQYASKTYDLGYRDLKDLARASLEYAFLPGTSLWQGNPTRDGYRLVGPCRGERPGTAAPRPSCRRVLDASPKASAEWRQEAAFTAFEHRLPAARVTG, translated from the coding sequence ATGGCCGTCGCCGCGCCGTCGGCCTCCCCCGCCGCGCCGGCCGGGCCCGCCGCGCACCGGCCGCCCGCGGCGACGCCGAGCGAGGCCCTGACCTCGGCCCGCCTCGACGCGGTCCGCGACGACCCGGCGGCGCTCCGCGCCTTCTTCCGCGCCCTGCCCAAGGGCGGAGAGCTGCACAACCACCTCTCCGGCGCGGTCAGCACCGAGTACCTCGTCGAGCTGGCCGCCGAGGACGGGCTGTGCATCGACACCGCGACCACGACGGCCGTCGTGCCGCCGTGCGGCCCGGGCACCCGCCCGGCCACCGACGCGCGCACCGACAGCGCCTTCCGCGACAAGATCATCCGCGAGTGGTCCATGCAGGACTTCCCGCCGGGCGGCAACGGCCACGACCACTTCTTCGACACCTTCGGCAAGTTCGGCGAGGTGACCTGGCGGAACCGCGGCAAGCTGCTCGCCGAGGTCGCCGACAGCGTGGCCACGCAGAACCAGTTCTATCTGGAGACCATGGTCTCCCCCGCCTCGGAGGAGGCGAAGAAGCTGGCCGGCGAGGTCGGTTGGGACGCCGACCTCGCCAGGCTGCACGGCAAGCTGGTCGCCGGCGGCAAGCTGGACAAGGTCGTCGACGCGGCCGTCAAGGAGGCCGACGGCGGCGACGCCGACTTCCGCACCGAGGCCCGCTGCGGCACCGCGCAGGCCCGCCCCGGCTGCGGCCTCGCCGTACGCTGGATCTCCCAGGTGAACCGCGGCAGTTCCAACGAGCGGGTCTTCACCCAGATGGCCGTCGGCATGCGCCTGGCCGAGCGCGACCCCCGCTTCGTCGCGGTCAACCTCGTCCAGCCCGAGGACTGGGACAGCTCCCTCGCCAACTACCGTCTCCAGATGCGGATGCTGGCCTACCTGCGCGGCGTCTACCCGAAGGCCCATGTCACCCTGCACTCCGGCGAGCTGTGGCCCGGCCTCGTCAAGCCCGAGGACCTCACCTTCCACATCGCCGACGCCGTGAACGTGGCGGGCGCCGAGCGCATCGGCCACGGTGTCGACCTGCGCCACGAGGACGCCTGGCAGGACACGGCCGGCACGATGGCCGACCGCGAGATCGCCGTCGAGGTGCCGTTCACGAGCAACGCGCAGATCCTCGGCGTCAAGGGCGCCGAGCACCCCTTCGAGACGTACCGCGCCTTCGGCGTCCCCGTGGTCCTCGCCACCGACGACCCCGGCGTCTCGAGGATCGACATCAGCCACGAGTACCAGTACGCGAGCAAGACGTACGACCTCGGCTACCGCGACCTGAAGGACCTGGCGCGGGCCTCCCTGGAGTACGCCTTCCTGCCGGGCACGAGCCTCTGGCAGGGCAACCCCACCCGTGACGGCTACCGCCTGGTCGGCCCCTGCCGCGGCGAGCGCCCCGGCACGGCCGCCCCGCGCCCCTCCTGCCGCCGCGTCCTCGACGCCAGCCCCAAGGCGTCGGCGGAGTGGCGCCAGGAGGCCGCCTTCACCGCCTTCGAGCACCGCCTCCCGGCCGCCCGCGTCACCGGCTGA